A stretch of Girardinichthys multiradiatus isolate DD_20200921_A chromosome 20, DD_fGirMul_XY1, whole genome shotgun sequence DNA encodes these proteins:
- the LOC124856891 gene encoding RNA-binding protein 15-like: MKGKERSPVKKRTRGPDDSRDRGGSYPSSKKTTTLSASNGSAHSSASTRRGLPSDKRDMRDSDGHGSSSRTVSGYDYGASSVNKSHSGADIAAENSRSGPRSDPRPPSAPGSEYKTLKISELGSELNDEEIEDGLFHEFKKFGDVSVKICRENHERVAFVNFRRPEDARAAKHARGKLVLYDRPLKIETVYMNKHKSHSPISKDSFSSGHRHIHSQRPQSPPSPGFRDYRLQQLALGRLPAPPPPPPPPLPPHLRDLERDRDFPLYEGRGRPPFIPECSVFREEELLSPEDDQRANRTLFLGNLEAGLTENDIRRAFERFGLITEVDIKRAVRGQNSTYGFIKFENMDMAHRAKVAMSGKVMGHSTIKIGYGKPKPTTRLWVGGLGPWVPVAALAKEFDRFGTIRTIAYRKGDSWAYIQYESLDAAHAAWTHMRGFPLGGPDRRLRVDFAETENRYPQQQFMQLPLPLPHFDLVPEPFSHRLAEPMRVRNRTPPFPSRFRERDPYSSAEWAGLNAHDRMREPGFDPIDRLERRSREGWSAERELQCRDLGLKRRRLDDGWRVERSPDNGDFGLRRHGNSLERSPGGSSRDGDPERLPRSGRTTPAKERQNNHNAGFVEKRKRTCSPSQPDSITEKESKRKAGDTSKSLGKKEQCPENLASNPSPSKSVQHPKSSADGLKLSQAWEGVLLLKNSSFPASLHLLDGDMRMATTLLVEGSTGGRVSQLKISQRLRLDQPKLDEVGRRIKAAGSSGYTVLLAVPGKTEDANSSMERPLKNLVSYLKQKEAAGIISLPVGGGRDKEHNGVLHAFPPCEFSQQFVDDSAKAFAKSEEDYLVIIIIKGAS, translated from the coding sequence atgaaaggaaaggagCGATCACCGGTGAAAAAACGCACCCGTGGGCCTGACGATAGTAGAGACCGAGGAGGAAGCTACCCGAGCAGCAAGAAAACCACAACTCTCTCTGCCAGCAACGGCTCCGCTCATAGCAGCGCTTCCACCAGGAGAGGTTTACCCAGCGATAAAAGAGACATGAGGGACTCAGATGGACACGGCTCGTCCAGTCGGACCGTTAGCGGCTACGACTACGGGGCTTCCTCTGTGAACAAGTCCCACAGTGGCGCTGACATCGCCGCGGAAAATTCCAGGTCCGGTCCACGAAGCGACCCGCGGCCTCCGTCGGCCCCAGGAAGTGAGTACAAAACTCTGAAAATAAGCGAGCTGGGCTCCGAGCTGAACGACGAGGAGATAGAGGACGGGTTGTTTCACGAGTTTAAGAAGTTCGGGGACGTGAGTGTGAAAATATGCCGTGAAAACCACGAGAGGGTGGCGTTTGTGAACTTTCGGAGGCCCGAAGACGCCCGGGCGGCTAAGCATGCCCGCGGGAAGTTGGTGCTGTATGACCGGCCTCTGAAAATAGAGACCGTATACATGAACAAGCATAAGAGCCACTCCCCGATTAGTAAAGACAGTTTTTCCTCTGGACACAGGCACATCCACTCACAGAGACCCCAGTCTCCCCCCAGTCCAGGGTTCAGGGACTACCGGTTACAGCAGCTGGCTCTGGGTCGTCTCCccgcacctcctcctcctccacctcctccactaCCTCCTCATCTCAGGGACCTTGAAAGAGACAGAGATTTCCCCCTGTATGAAGGCAGGGGTAGACCCCCGTTTATCCCGGAATGTTCTGTTTTCCGTGAGGAAGAACTACTCAGTCCTGAGGATGACCAGAGGGCAAACAGGACATTGTTTCTGGGCAACCTGGAAGCCGGTTTGACTGAAAACGACATCAGGAGAGCGTTCGAAAGGTTTGGACTGATTACAGAGGTGGATATAAAGCGTGCTGTCAGAGGGCAGAACAGCACTTATGGATTCATAAAGTTTGAGAACATGGACATGGCTCATCGAGCCAAAGTGGCCATGTCAGGGAAGGTGATGGGTCACAGTACAATCAAGATTGGATATGGTAAACCTAAACCTACAACCAGGCTATGGGTGGGGGGTCTTGGTCCCTGGGTTCCAGTGGCTGCGCTGGCTAAAGAGTTCGACCGCTTTGGCACCATCAGGACTATAGCTTACAGGAAAGGGGATTCATGGGCTTACATCCAGTATGAAAGTCTAGACGCTGCTCATGCTGCATGGACCCACATGAGGGGTTTCCCTCTCGGCGGCCCTGACAGGAGACTTAGAGTGGATTTTGCTGAAACAGAAAATCGCTACCCCCAGCAGCAGTTCATGCAACTTCCTCTCCCCCTGCCCCACTTTGACTTAGTCCCCGAGCCTTTTTCCCACCGCCTGGCTGAGCCTATGAGAGTAAGGAACCGCACCCCTCCGTTTCCTAGTCGCTTTAGGGAAAGGGATCCCTATTCATCTGCGGAGTGGGCTGGCCTGAATGCCCATGACAGGATGAGAGAACCAGGCTTTGACCCCATAGATCGTCTTGAGAGGCGCTCCAGGGAGGGCTGGTCAGCAGAGCGGGAGTTGCAGTGCAGAGATCTTGGCCTCAAAAGGAGACGTTTAGATGATGGCTGGAGGGTGGAGCGCTCGCCTGACAATGGTGACTTTGGTCTGCGCCGTCATGGCAATTCCTTAGAGCGCAGCCCTGGAGGGAGCAGCCGGGACGGGGACCCAGAGCGTTTGCCACGCTCTGGCAGAACCACCCCTGCCAAAGAGCGGCAGAACAACCACAACGCTGGCTTtgtggagaaaagaaaaagaacatgtaGCCCCTCTCAGCCAGATTCCATCACAGAGAAAGAAAGCAAACGCAAAGCTGGAGACACCTCTAAGAGCCTGGGGAAGAAGGAACAGTGCCCAGAAAATCTCGCCTCAAACCCCTCCCCATCCAAGTCTGTGCAGCATCCTAAGTCTAGCGCTGATGGACTGAAGCTGAGTCAGGCCTGGGAGGGGGTCCTTCTGCTCAAGAACAGCAGCTTCCCAGCCTCCCTGCACCTGCTGGATGGGGACATGAGGATGGCCACCACCTTGCTGGTGGAGGGCTCCACTGGGGGAAGGGTGTCCCAGCTGAAGATAAGCCAACGCCTCCGCCTAGACCAGCCCAAGCTGGATGAGGTCGGCCGCCGCATCAAGGCTGCCGGATCCAGCGGGTACACCGTCCTCTTGGCCGTGCCGGGGAAAACCGAGGACGCCAACAGCTCCATGGAGAGACCTCTGAAGAACCTGGTGTCCTACCTCAAGCAGAAGGAGGCGGCGGGGATCATCAGCCTCCCAGTCGGGGGCGGCCGCGACAAGGAGCACAATGGAGTTCTGCACGCATTCCCTCCATGTGAGTTTTCCCAGCAGTTCGTAGATGACTCTGCCAAAGCCTTTGCCAAATCAGAGGAAGACTATCTGGTGATCATCATAATTAAAGGAGCCTCATAA
- the LOC124856892 gene encoding RNA-binding protein 15-like, producing the protein MKGKERSPVKKRTRGPDDSRDRGGSYPSSKKTTTLSASNGSAHSSASTRRGLPSDKRDMRDSDGHGSSSRTVSGYDYGASSVNKSHGGADIAAENSRSGPRSDPRPPSAPGSEYKTLKISELDSELNDEEIEDGLFHEFKKFGDVSVKICRENHERVAFVNFRRPEDARAAKHARGKLVLYDRPLKIETVYMNKHKSHSPISKDSFSSGHRHIHSQRPQSPPSPGFRDYRLQQLALGRLPAPPPPPPPPLPPHLRDLERDRDFPLYEGRGRPPFIPECSVFREEELLSPEDDQRANRTLFLGNLEAGLTENDIRRAFERFGLITEVDIKRTARRKSSTYGFIKFENMDMAHRAKVAMSGKVMGHSTIKIGYGKPTPTTRLWVGGLGPWVPVAALDKEFDRFGTIRTIAYRKGDSWAYIQYESLDDAHAAWTHMRGFPLGGSDRRLRVDFAETENRYPQQQLLQLPLPLPHFDLVPEPFSHRLAEPMRVRNRTPPFPSRFRERDPYSSAEWAGLNAHDRMREPGFDPIDCLERRSREGWSAERELQCRDLGLKRRRLDDGWRVERSPDNGD; encoded by the coding sequence atgaaaggaaaggagCGATCACCGGTGAAAAAACGCACCCGTGGGCCTGACGATAGTAGAGACCGAGGAGGAAGCTACCCGAGCAGCAAGAAAACCACAACTCTCTCTGCCAGCAACGGCTCCGCTCATAGCAGCGCTTCCACCAGGAGAGGTTTACCCAGCGATAAAAGAGACATGAGGGACTCAGATGGACACGGCTCGTCCAGTCGGACCGTTAGCGGCTACGACTACGGGGCTTCCTCTGTGAACAAGTCCCACGGTGGCGCTGACATCGCCGCGGAAAATTCCAGGTCCGGTCCACGCAGCGACCCGCGGCCTCCGTCGGCCCCAGGAAGTGAGTACAAAACTCTGAAAATAAGCGAGCTGGACTCCGAGCTGAACGACGAGGAGATAGAGGACGGGTTGTTTCACGAGTTTAAGAAGTTCGGGGACGTGAGTGTGAAAATATGCCGTGAAAACCACGAGAGGGTGGCGTTTGTGAACTTTCGGAGGCCCGAAGACGCCCGGGCGGCTAAGCATGCCCGCGGGAAGTTGGTGCTGTATGACCGGCCTCTGAAAATAGAGACCGTATACATGAACAAGCATAAGAGCCACTCCCCGATTAGTAAAGACAGTTTTTCCTCTGGACACAGGCACATCCACTCACAGAGACCCCAGTCTCCCCCCAGTCCAGGGTTCAGGGACTACCGGTTACAGCAGCTGGCTCTGGGTCGTCTCCccgcacctcctcctcctccacctcctccactaCCTCCTCATCTCAGGGACCTTGAAAGAGACAGAGATTTCCCCCTGTATGAAGGCAGGGGTAGACCCCCGTTCATCCCGGAATGTTCTGTTTTCCGTGAGGAAGAACTACTCAGTCCTGAGGATGACCAGAGGGCAAACAGGACATTGTTTCTGGGCAACCTGGAAGCCGGTTTGACTGAAAACGACATCAGGAGAGCGTTCGAAAGGTTTGGACTGATTACAGAGGTGGATATAAAGCGTACTGCCAGAAGGAAGAGCAGCACTTATGGATTCATAAAGTTTGAGAACATGGACATGGCTCATCGAGCCAAAGTGGCCATGTCAGGGAAGGTGATGGGTCACAGTACAATCAAGATTGGATATGGTAAACCTACACCTACAACCAGGCTATGGGTGGGGGGTCTTGGTCCCTGGGTTCCAGTGGCTGCGCTGGATAAAGAGTTCGACCGCTTTGGCACCATCAGGACTATAGCTTACAGGAAAGGGGATTCATGGGCTTACATCCAGTATGAAAGTCTAGACGATGCTCATGCTGCATGGACCCACATGAGGGGTTTCCCTCTCGGCGGCTCTGACAGGAGACTTAGAGTGGATTTTGCTGAAACAGAAAATCGTTACCCCCAGCAGCAGTTACTGCAACTTCCTCTCCCCCTGCCCCACTTTGACTTAGTCCCCGAGCCTTTTTCCCACCGCCTGGCTGAGCCTATGAGAGTAAGGAACCGAACCCCTCCGTTTCCTAGTCGCTTTAGGGAAAGGGATCCCTATTCATCTGCGGAGTGGGCTGGCCTGAATGCCCATGACAGGATGAGAGAACCAGGCTTTGACCCCATAGATTGTCTTGAGAGGCGCTCCAGGGAGGGCTGGTCAGCAGAGCGGGAGTTGCAGTGCAGAGATCTTGGCCTCAAAAGGAGACGTTTAGATGATGGCTGGAGGGTGGAGCGCTCGCCTGACAATGGTGACTAA